A window from Parambassis ranga chromosome 13, fParRan2.1, whole genome shotgun sequence encodes these proteins:
- the fxyd6 gene encoding FXYD domain-containing ion transport regulator 6: protein METILLFLSSLLVCVAAVADPSTQDEKEKVENPFIYDYESLRIGGLALAVVLFTLGILLILSRRCRCSINQKPRAPGDEEAQEENLIVSKAAAAAKETPAEN, encoded by the exons atggaaactaTTTTGCTCTTCCTTTCGTCACTCCTGGTATGTGTGGCTG CTGTAGCAGACCCCAGTACTCAGG ATGAGAAGGAGAAGGTGGAAAACCCATTTATTTATG ACTATGAGAGTCTGAGGATTGGAGGCCTGGCATTGGCTGTGGTGCTGTTCACACTGGGCATCCTTCTTATCCTCA GTCGGCGATGCCGCTGCAGTATCAACCAAAAGCCAAG GGCCCCCGGAGACGAGGAGGCACAGGAAGAGAACCTGATTGTCTCCAAGG ctgctgcagctgccaaaGAAACTCCAGCAGAGAACTGA